One region of Pseudomonas glycinae genomic DNA includes:
- a CDS encoding sarcosine oxidase subunit alpha, whose translation MSQTNRLSNGGRIDRNKVLSFTFNGQTYKGFEGDSLAAALLANGVDIIGRSFKYSRPRGIFAAGAEEPNAVLQIGATEATLIPNVRATQQALYQGLVATSTNGWPSVNNDMMGILGKVGGKLMPPGFYYKTFMYPQSFWMTYEKYIRKAAGLGRSPTEVDPDTYDYMNQHCDVLIVGAGPAGLAAALAAARSGARVIIADEQEEFGGSLLDSRESLDGKPAMEWVAGVIAELKSTPDVLLLPRATVNGYHDHNFLTIHERLTDHLGDRAPIGQVRQRIHRVRAKRVVLATGAHERPLVYGNNDVPGNMLAGAVSTYVRRYGVAPGKKLVLSTNNDHAYRVALDWLDASLQVVAIADARSNPRGALVEEARAKGIRILTGSAVIEARGSKHVTAARVAAIDVKGHKVTSPGEWLDCDLIASSGGYSPVVHLASHLGGKPIWREDILGFVPGEAPQKRVCVGGINGVYGLGDSLADGFEGGVRAASEAGFQTVEAVLPKALSRLEEPTLALFQVPHEKGTSRAPKQFVDLQNDVTAAAIELATREGFESVEHVKRYTALGFGTDQGKLGNVNGLAIAARSLNVTIPQMGTTMFRPNYTPVTFGAVAGRHCGHIFEPVRYTALHQWHLKNGAEFEDVGQWKRPWYFPKNGEDMHAAVKRECKAVRDSVGLLDASTLGKIDIQGPDAREFLNRVYTNAWTKLDVGKARYGLMCKEDGMVFDDGVTACLADNHFVMTTTTGGAARVLQWLELYHQTEWPDLKVYFTSVTDHWATMTLSGPNSRKLLSAVTDIDLANEAFPFMTWKEGLVGGVPARVFRISFTGELSYEVNVQADYAMGVLEKIVEAGKQYNLTPYGTETMHVLRAEKGFIIVGQDTDGSMTPDDLNMGWCVGRTKPFSWIGQRGMNREDCVRDQRKQLVGLKPIDPNVWLPEGAQLVFNTKQSIPMTMVGHVTSSYAHNSLGYSFAMGVVKGGLKRMGERVFAPLADGSVIEAEIVSSVFFDPKGDRQNI comes from the coding sequence ATGAGCCAGACCAATCGCCTGTCCAACGGTGGACGGATCGACCGCAACAAAGTGCTGAGCTTCACCTTCAACGGCCAGACCTACAAAGGTTTTGAAGGCGACTCGCTGGCCGCAGCCCTGCTGGCCAACGGCGTCGACATCATTGGCCGCAGCTTCAAGTATTCGCGTCCGCGCGGCATATTCGCCGCCGGCGCCGAAGAGCCGAACGCGGTGTTGCAGATCGGTGCGACCGAAGCGACCCTGATCCCTAACGTGCGCGCCACGCAACAGGCGTTGTACCAGGGCCTGGTCGCCACCAGCACCAACGGCTGGCCGAGCGTCAACAACGACATGATGGGGATTCTCGGCAAGGTCGGCGGCAAGCTGATGCCGCCGGGTTTCTACTACAAAACCTTCATGTACCCGCAATCGTTCTGGATGACTTACGAGAAGTACATTCGCAAGGCCGCCGGTCTTGGTCGTTCGCCGACCGAAGTCGATCCGGACACCTACGACTACATGAACCAGCACTGCGACGTGTTGATCGTCGGCGCCGGCCCAGCCGGTCTGGCCGCAGCACTGGCTGCTGCCCGCAGCGGTGCCCGGGTGATCATCGCCGATGAACAGGAAGAGTTCGGCGGCAGCCTGCTCGATTCCCGCGAAAGCCTCGACGGCAAGCCTGCGATGGAATGGGTGGCCGGCGTCATCGCTGAATTGAAGAGCACTCCGGACGTGCTGCTGTTGCCGCGCGCCACGGTCAACGGCTACCACGACCACAACTTCCTGACCATTCACGAACGCCTCACCGATCACCTCGGTGACCGCGCGCCGATCGGCCAGGTGCGTCAGCGCATTCACCGCGTCCGCGCCAAGCGCGTGGTGCTGGCGACCGGCGCTCACGAGCGTCCGCTGGTCTACGGCAACAACGACGTGCCGGGCAACATGCTGGCTGGTGCGGTGTCGACTTACGTGCGCCGTTACGGCGTGGCACCGGGCAAGAAACTGGTGCTGTCGACCAACAACGATCACGCCTACCGCGTGGCGCTGGACTGGCTCGACGCCAGCCTGCAAGTCGTCGCCATCGCCGACGCCCGCAGCAATCCGCGTGGCGCACTGGTTGAAGAGGCGCGCGCCAAAGGCATTCGCATCCTCACCGGCAGCGCCGTGATCGAGGCCCGTGGCAGCAAGCACGTCACCGCTGCCCGCGTGGCGGCGATCGATGTCAAAGGCCACAAGGTCACCAGCCCCGGCGAATGGCTCGACTGCGACCTGATCGCCAGCTCCGGCGGTTACAGCCCGGTGGTTCACCTGGCGTCGCACCTCGGCGGCAAGCCGATCTGGCGCGAAGATATCCTCGGTTTCGTACCGGGCGAAGCACCGCAGAAACGCGTGTGCGTCGGTGGCATCAACGGCGTCTACGGTCTCGGCGACTCCCTGGCTGACGGTTTTGAAGGCGGTGTGCGCGCTGCGTCCGAAGCCGGTTTCCAGACCGTTGAAGCCGTGTTGCCGAAAGCCCTGAGCCGTCTCGAAGAACCAACCCTGGCGCTGTTCCAGGTACCGCACGAGAAAGGCACTTCCCGGGCGCCGAAGCAGTTCGTCGACCTGCAGAACGACGTCACCGCCGCCGCCATCGAACTGGCGACCCGCGAAGGTTTCGAGTCGGTCGAACACGTCAAACGCTACACCGCGCTGGGCTTCGGCACCGATCAGGGCAAGCTCGGCAACGTCAACGGTCTGGCGATTGCCGCCCGTTCGCTGAACGTGACCATCCCGCAGATGGGCACCACGATGTTCCGTCCGAACTACACGCCGGTGACGTTTGGCGCGGTAGCCGGCCGTCACTGCGGGCACATCTTCGAACCTGTACGTTACACCGCACTGCATCAATGGCACCTGAAAAACGGCGCCGAGTTCGAAGACGTCGGTCAGTGGAAACGTCCGTGGTACTTCCCGAAAAACGGCGAAGACATGCATGCCGCCGTCAAACGCGAATGCAAGGCCGTGCGCGACAGCGTCGGTCTGCTGGACGCTTCGACCCTGGGCAAGATCGACATCCAGGGCCCGGACGCCCGCGAGTTCCTCAACCGCGTGTACACCAACGCCTGGACCAAGCTCGACGTGGGCAAGGCCCGTTACGGCCTGATGTGCAAGGAAGACGGCATGGTCTTCGACGACGGTGTGACGGCGTGTCTGGCCGACAACCATTTCGTCATGACCACCACCACCGGCGGCGCGGCTCGCGTACTGCAGTGGCTGGAGCTGTACCACCAGACCGAATGGCCGGACCTGAAGGTGTACTTCACCTCTGTCACCGACCACTGGGCGACCATGACCCTGTCCGGCCCGAACAGCCGCAAGCTGCTCAGCGCCGTGACCGACATCGACCTGGCCAATGAAGCGTTTCCGTTCATGACCTGGAAAGAAGGTCTGGTCGGCGGTGTGCCGGCGCGGGTGTTCCGCATCTCGTTCACCGGTGAGCTGTCGTACGAAGTCAACGTCCAGGCCGACTACGCGATGGGCGTGCTGGAAAAAATCGTCGAGGCGGGCAAGCAGTACAACCTGACCCCGTACGGCACTGAAACCATGCACGTCTTGAGGGCGGAGAAGGGCTTCATCATCGTCGGCCAGGACACCGACGGCTCGATGACCCCGGACGACCTGAACATGGGCTGGTGCGTCGGTCGCACCAAGCCGTTCTCGTGGATCGGCCAGCGCGGCATGAACCGTGAAGACTGCGTGCGTGACCAGCGTAAACAACTGGTGGGCCTGAAGCCGATCGATCCGAACGTCTGGCTGCCGGAAGGTGCACAGCTGGTGTTCAACACCAAGCAGTCGATCCCGATGACCATGGTCGGCCACGTGACCTCCAGCTATGCGCACAACTCCCTCGGCTATTCGTTTGCCATGGGTGTGGTGAAGGGCGGTCTCAAGCGCATGGGCGAGCGGGTGTTCGCACCGCTGGCGGATGGCAGCGTGATCGAGGCGGAAATCGTTTCTTCGGTGTTCTTCGATCCGAAAGGCGATCGCCAGAACATTTGA
- a CDS encoding sarcosine oxidase subunit gamma, with translation MTAANVYQQRPTTGAKAESSLHHADLASLVGKGRKNAGVTVREKKLLGHLTIRGDGHDAAFAAGVHKALGIELPGALSVIVKGETSLQWMGPDEWLLIVPSGEEFAAEQKLREALGDLHIAIVNVSGGQQLLELSGPNVRQVLMKSTSYDVHPNNFPVGKAVGTVFAKSQLMIRHTAEDTWELLIRRSFSDYWWLWLQDASAEYGLSVQA, from the coding sequence ATGACCGCAGCCAACGTTTACCAACAACGCCCGACCACCGGGGCCAAGGCCGAGTCGTCGCTGCATCATGCCGACCTCGCCAGCCTGGTCGGCAAGGGCCGCAAGAACGCCGGCGTGACCGTGCGCGAGAAGAAACTCCTCGGCCATCTGACCATCCGTGGCGACGGCCACGATGCCGCATTCGCTGCCGGTGTGCACAAGGCGCTGGGCATCGAATTGCCGGGTGCCCTGAGCGTGATCGTCAAAGGTGAAACCAGCCTGCAATGGATGGGCCCGGACGAGTGGCTGCTGATCGTGCCGAGCGGTGAAGAGTTCGCTGCCGAGCAGAAACTGCGCGAAGCGCTGGGCGATCTGCACATCGCAATCGTCAACGTCAGCGGCGGCCAGCAGTTGCTCGAACTGAGCGGCCCGAACGTGCGTCAGGTGCTGATGAAATCCACCAGCTACGACGTGCACCCGAACAACTTCCCGGTCGGCAAGGCGGTCGGCACGGTGTTCGCCAAGTCGCAGTTGATGATCCGCCACACCGCCGAAGACACCTGGGAGCTGCTGATTCGCCGCAGCTTCTCGGATTACTGGTGGTTGTGGTTGCAGGATGCGTCCGCCGAATACGGCCTTAGCGTTCAGGCCTGA
- the fdhA gene encoding formaldehyde dehydrogenase, glutathione-independent: protein MSGNRGVVYLGAGKVEVQKIDYPKMQDPRGRKIEHGVILRVVSTNICGSDQHMVRGRTTAQVGLVLGHEITGEVIEKGSDVESLKIGDLVSVPFNVACGRCRSCKEQHTGVCLTVNPARAGGAYGYVDMGDWTGGQAEYVLVPYADFNLLKLPDRDKAMEKIRDLTCLSDILPTGYHGAVTAGVGPGSTVYIAGAGPVGLAAAASARLLGAAVVIVGDVNTIRLAHAKAQGFEIVDLSKDTPLHEQIAALLGEPEVDCAVDCVGFEARGHGHDGVKSEAPATVLNSLMGVVRVAGKIGIPGLYVTEDPGAVDAAAKMGSLSIRFGLGWAKSHSFHTGQTPVMKYNRQLMQAIMWDRINIAEVVGVQVISLDQAPEGYGEFDAGVPKKFVIDPHKLFSAA, encoded by the coding sequence ATGTCTGGCAATCGTGGTGTGGTGTATCTCGGCGCTGGCAAGGTCGAAGTACAGAAAATCGACTATCCGAAAATGCAGGATCCGCGCGGCAGGAAGATCGAGCACGGTGTCATCCTGCGTGTGGTTTCAACCAACATTTGCGGCTCCGACCAGCACATGGTGCGCGGCCGTACCACCGCTCAGGTCGGTCTGGTGCTGGGACACGAGATCACCGGTGAAGTGATCGAGAAGGGCAGCGACGTCGAAAGCCTGAAAATCGGCGATCTGGTGTCCGTTCCGTTCAACGTGGCTTGCGGGCGCTGCCGTTCCTGCAAGGAGCAACACACCGGCGTCTGCCTGACCGTCAACCCGGCCCGTGCCGGTGGTGCCTACGGTTACGTCGACATGGGCGACTGGACCGGCGGCCAGGCCGAGTACGTGCTGGTGCCGTACGCCGACTTCAACCTGCTGAAACTGCCGGACCGCGACAAGGCCATGGAGAAAATCCGTGACCTGACCTGCCTCTCCGACATTCTGCCGACCGGTTACCACGGCGCCGTTACCGCTGGCGTTGGTCCGGGCAGCACCGTTTACATTGCCGGCGCTGGCCCGGTCGGTCTGGCCGCTGCCGCCTCCGCCCGTTTGCTCGGCGCCGCGGTGGTGATCGTCGGCGACGTCAACACCATCCGCCTGGCCCACGCCAAGGCCCAGGGTTTCGAAATCGTCGACCTGTCGAAAGACACCCCGCTGCACGAACAGATCGCCGCGCTGCTGGGCGAGCCTGAAGTGGATTGTGCAGTGGACTGCGTGGGCTTCGAAGCCCGTGGTCATGGTCACGACGGCGTCAAATCCGAAGCCCCGGCCACCGTCCTCAACTCGCTGATGGGCGTGGTGCGCGTCGCCGGCAAGATCGGTATTCCGGGCCTGTACGTGACTGAAGATCCGGGTGCTGTCGATGCCGCCGCGAAAATGGGCAGCCTGAGCATCCGCTTCGGCCTCGGCTGGGCCAAATCCCACAGCTTCCACACCGGTCAGACCCCGGTGATGAAGTACAACCGTCAGCTGATGCAGGCGATCATGTGGGACCGCATCAACATCGCCGAAGTGGTGGGCGTGCAGGTCATCAGCCTCGACCAGGCGCCGGAAGGTTACGGCGAGTTCGATGCCGGCGTGCCGAAGAAGTTTGTGATTGATCCGCACAAGTTGTTCAGTGCGGCGTAA
- the purU gene encoding formyltetrahydrofolate deformylase, with protein sequence MSRAPDTWILTADCPSVLGTVDAVTRFLFEQGCYVTEHHSFDDRLSGRFFIRVEFRQPDGFDEQSFRAGLAERGQAFGMIFELTAPNYRPKVVIMVSKADHCLNDLLYRQRIGQLSMDVAAVVSNHPDLKPLADWHQIPYYHFPLDPNDKPAQERQVWQVIEEAGAELVILARYMQVLSPELCRKLDGKAINIHHSLLPGFKGAKPYHQAYNKGVKLVGATAHYINNDLDEGPIIAQGVEAVDHSHYPEDLIAKGRDIEGLTLARAVGYHIERRVFLNANRTVVL encoded by the coding sequence ATGAGCCGCGCCCCGGATACATGGATTCTGACCGCCGACTGCCCCAGCGTTCTCGGCACCGTGGACGCGGTGACGCGTTTTCTGTTCGAGCAAGGTTGCTACGTGACCGAGCATCACTCGTTCGATGACCGGCTCTCGGGCCGGTTCTTCATTCGGGTGGAGTTCCGTCAGCCCGACGGTTTTGACGAGCAGTCCTTCCGCGCCGGCCTCGCCGAACGCGGTCAGGCGTTCGGCATGATCTTCGAGCTGACCGCGCCGAACTACCGGCCAAAAGTGGTGATCATGGTCTCCAAGGCCGATCACTGCCTCAACGACTTGCTCTATCGCCAGCGCATCGGCCAGTTGTCGATGGACGTGGCGGCGGTGGTGTCCAACCATCCGGACCTCAAGCCGCTGGCCGACTGGCACCAGATTCCCTACTACCATTTCCCCCTCGACCCCAACGACAAACCGGCCCAGGAGCGGCAGGTGTGGCAGGTGATCGAAGAGGCCGGCGCTGAACTGGTGATCCTCGCCCGCTACATGCAGGTGCTGTCGCCGGAGCTGTGCCGCAAGCTCGATGGCAAGGCGATCAACATTCACCACTCGCTGCTGCCGGGCTTCAAGGGCGCAAAGCCGTATCACCAGGCCTACAACAAGGGCGTGAAACTGGTCGGCGCCACCGCGCACTACATCAACAACGACCTGGACGAGGGGCCGATCATCGCCCAGGGCGTCGAGGCGGTGGATCACAGTCACTACCCCGAGGACCTGATCGCCAAGGGCCGCGACATCGAAGGCCTGACCCTGGCCCGGGCTGTCGGGTATCACATCGAAAGAAGGGTTTTCTTGAACGCCAACAGAACCGTCGTTCTTTAG
- a CDS encoding DUF2780 domain-containing protein → MKISRGFALASLLTLAAGPVFAGFSLNDVAGAVSGMQGGDKAAAAAPTSETAGLLSALSALNVTPQQAVGGTSAMLGLAKNQLSNTDYSELAKEVPGIDKLSGGAGNLAALSGLLGSSGKSAGLENALGNVKDTNDLNNAFGALGMDSGMVGQFAPILLQYLGQQGVGGSLLQSLGSIWGTGTNG, encoded by the coding sequence ATGAAGATTTCACGCGGTTTTGCCCTGGCATCGCTCCTGACCCTGGCGGCAGGGCCGGTGTTTGCCGGTTTCAGTTTGAATGACGTGGCCGGTGCGGTATCGGGGATGCAGGGCGGGGACAAGGCCGCCGCCGCGGCACCGACCTCGGAAACCGCCGGTCTGTTGAGTGCCTTGAGCGCGCTGAACGTCACGCCGCAGCAAGCGGTCGGCGGCACCAGTGCGATGTTGGGACTGGCGAAGAACCAGCTGAGCAACACGGACTATTCCGAGCTGGCCAAGGAAGTGCCGGGCATCGACAAGCTGTCGGGCGGCGCTGGCAATCTGGCGGCGCTGAGCGGTTTGCTCGGCTCGTCGGGCAAGTCCGCCGGGCTGGAAAATGCGCTGGGCAACGTCAAGGACACCAATGACCTGAACAACGCCTTCGGTGCGCTGGGCATGGACAGCGGGATGGTCGGCCAGTTTGCCCCGATCCTGCTGCAATACCTCGGTCAGCAGGGTGTCGGCGGCTCGTTGCTGCAAAGTCTGGGCAGCATCTGGGGCACCGGCACCAACGGTTGA